The following proteins are co-located in the Hydractinia symbiolongicarpus strain clone_291-10 chromosome 7, HSymV2.1, whole genome shotgun sequence genome:
- the LOC130649076 gene encoding uncharacterized protein LOC130649076: protein MEDPITTVIITTVQALCWLDRDSEKQTIDNLIAKYFSKEKKKLDELVNKEYTELYEATKNKVVQNYLGEIEQLMEREKEGEEYKNKSKELRDAVKSSRIKKDDGGLGKKFLIMSLNMDKGKSVGVGHVEFATSLLRVVLDHVPIDVVFVQEAQSKKKMNEICGETYSWEGVEGSQVIMYNPRLFECDHKSFDTKNTNMKGLRDRKCVSLTDLTRLKIVKLTLKDNPNVSFLACSWHGAYTGQKKKVERKDYQDLQTFLKEVSKAHQNIPYVLGGDFNFNTIGANEREEKLNPVQEGNLLCSYALSPRAESKSKSYTPYKDNFLCKYPELKLEWIQVLPFINNQNQNQNGISEEEKGELLGVNTSLNDSTGTIEDLLDHDPLIAVLTFTTKNDAEKKESKVEQRDVNKLADSVKQQLSFKDC, encoded by the coding sequence ATGGAGGATCCTATTACCACTGTCATAATAACTACAGTTCAGGCCCTCTGCTGGTTAGATCGAGATTCGGAGAAACAAACTATCGATAATCTGATAGCTAAGTATTTttcaaaggaaaagaaaaagttaGATGAACTTGTTAACAAAGAATACACCGAGCTTTATGAAGCAacgaaaaataaagttgttcAAAATTATTTAGGTGAGATAGAGCAGCTAATGGAAAGGGAGAAAGAAGGagaagaatataaaaataagtCAAAAGAACTGAGAGATGCTGTGAAGAGTAGTCGCATTAAAAAGGATGATGGAGGATTGGGTAAAAAATTTCTGATTATGAGCTTGAACATGGACAAAGGCAAATCGGTTGGCGTTGGACACGTTGAATTCGCAACAAGTCTTTTAAGGGTGGTTTTGGACCACGTGCCGATTGATGTTGTCTTTGTACAGGAAGCGCAAAGCAAGAAGAAAATGAATGAAATATGTGGTGAGACATATTCCTGGGAAGGAGTGGAAGGATCGCAAGTTATTATGTATAACCCTAGATTGTTTGAATGTGATCATAAGTCATTTGATACTAAGAACACAAATATGAAAGGGTTGAGAGACCGTAAATGTGTTAGTTTAACAGACCTCACAAGATTGAAAATAGTTAAGCTGACGTTGAAAGACAATCCGAATGTATCGTTTCTTGCATGTTCATGGCATGGTGCTTACACAGGACAAAAGAAGAAGGTTGAAAGAAAAGACTACCAAGATctccaaacatttttaaaagaagtgagcAAGGCACATCAAAATATACCGTATGTACTGGGTGGAGATTTTAACTTTAACACAATTGGTGCAAATGAAAGAGAAGAAAAGTTAAATCCTGTGCAGGAGGGTAACCTTTTATGTAGCTACGCTTTATCACCAAGGGCtgaatcaaaatcaaaatcttATACTCCATACAAAGATAACTTTCTGTGTAAGTATCCAGAGTTGAAACTCGAGTGGATCCAGGTCCTACCGTTCATCAACaaccaaaatcaaaatcaaaatggtATATCTGAAGAGGAGAAAGGTGAATTATTAGGAGTTAATACATCCTTAAACGACTCAACAGGAACGATTGAGGATCTCCTAGACCACGACCCATTGATTGCTGTTCTTACTTTCACAACTAAAAATGATGCAGAAAAGAAAGAGTCAAAAGTTGAACAAAGAGATGTGAATAAGTTGGCTGATTCAGTAAAACAACAACTTTCGTTCAAGGATTGCTAA
- the LOC130649234 gene encoding transmembrane protein 220-like isoform X1 encodes MFLYLQDNMTSQSKGMLLWRSLNGLMAIFFVTATFLQLNDPDPAIWMYVYGIASVISFSILTFPQLQEQSLWKGFVLIHCAACLAMIFYVILYYGEIIKTDINILHNAERARTVWFSHC; translated from the exons atgtttctttatttacaaGATAATATGACGTCGCAATCAAAAGGAATGCTTCTTTGGCGAAGTTTAAATGGATTGATGGCTATCTTCTTTGTCACTGCCACATTTTTACAG ttAAATGATCCCGATCCTGCCATATGGATG TATGTTTATGGTATCGCCAGTGTCATCTCCTTTTCGATATTGACATTTCCACAACTGCAAG aaCAAAGCCTCTGGAAAGGGTTTGTGTTGATTCACTGCGCAGCTTGCTTAGCAATGATATTCTACGTCATTTTGTACTATGGTGAGATAATCAAAACAGACATCAATATTCTTCACAATGCAGAAAGGGCG agaaCTGTCTGGTTTAGTCATTGTTGA
- the LOC130649234 gene encoding transmembrane protein 220-like isoform X2 → MTSQSKGMLLWRSLNGLMAIFFVTATFLQLNDPDPAIWMYVYGIASVISFSILTFPQLQEQSLWKGFVLIHCAACLAMIFYVILYYGEIIKTDINILHNAERARTVWFSHC, encoded by the exons ATGACGTCGCAATCAAAAGGAATGCTTCTTTGGCGAAGTTTAAATGGATTGATGGCTATCTTCTTTGTCACTGCCACATTTTTACAG ttAAATGATCCCGATCCTGCCATATGGATG TATGTTTATGGTATCGCCAGTGTCATCTCCTTTTCGATATTGACATTTCCACAACTGCAAG aaCAAAGCCTCTGGAAAGGGTTTGTGTTGATTCACTGCGCAGCTTGCTTAGCAATGATATTCTACGTCATTTTGTACTATGGTGAGATAATCAAAACAGACATCAATATTCTTCACAATGCAGAAAGGGCG agaaCTGTCTGGTTTAGTCATTGTTGA